The window AACCTACAAAGTGGAAAACGTCCCACAGGGATCATGGGGCCCAACTGGTGGTCACTGCAAGGAGACCCCAATGCCTCCGCCACGCGTCCCCACAGCCACAACAAAGTGCCACTGTCCCTTCCAACAAAAGCCCTTTGGTGGCATTTGGGGACTTTGGCACGGGGCCGGCGTGGGGGAACAGAGCAGCtggtgtccctatggggctggtgggtgtccccatggggttggtgggtgtccctatggggctggtGGGTGTCCCCCTGGGGCTGgtgggtgtccctgtggggctgaTCAATTTCCTGGTGCCAtgtgggtgtccccatggggcACTGTAGCTCTACTGGTGCCATACTGGTGTCCCCATGATGCTGATGGCTCTACCGGTGCCATGTTGGTACCCCCATAGGGCAGTGTGGCTCTACCCATGTCATACTGGTGTCCTCATGATGCTGATGGCTCTACCAGTGCCATGTTGACCCATGGGACAGTGTGGCTCTACTGGTGCCATGCTGTTGACCCAATGGCATTGGTGGCTCTACCAGTGCCATGTTGGTGTCCCCAGGGGACATTGTGGCTCTACTGGTGCCGTGttggtgtccccatggggcATTATGGCTCTACTGGTGCCATGCTGTTGACCCAATGGCGCTGATGGCTCTACCAGTGCCATGttggtgtccccatggggcACTGTGGCTCTACCGGTGCCATGTTCGTTTCCCCATGGGGCAGTGTGGCTCTACCGGTGCCATGttggtgtccccatggggcAGTGTGGCTCTATTGGTGCCGTGTTGGTGTCCTCATGGGGCAGTGTGGCTCTACTGATGCCATGCTGTTGACTCAATGGCATTGGTGGCTCTAGTGGTGCCGTGttggtgtccccatggggctGACAGCTCTGCCCCCCACAGGGCCATCCCCCACGTTGGCCATCCACGTGTACACACCGCGGGAGGTGTACGGCACCGTGGGCTCCCACGTCACCCTCTCGTGCAGCTTCTGGTCCAGCGAGTGGATCTCGGAGGACATCTCCATCACGTGGCACTTCCAGGCCGAGGGCAGCCGTGACAGCATCTCCGTGAGCACCGCACCGCGTCCGACCCCGGGGGGCACCCAGAGCCAACCGCGCCCCGAACCTGACCCGAACCTGACCTGAACCTGACCCAAACCATGACCCGAACCTGACCCGAACCTGACCCAAACCGTGACCCAAACCTGACCCAAACCTGACCCAAACCGTGACCCAAACCTGACCCAAACCTGACCCAAACCGTGACCCAAACCTGGCCCAAACCTGACCCAAACCGCGACCCAAACCTGACCCAAACCGTGACCCAAACCTGACCCAAACCGTGACCCAAACCTGACCCGAACCTGACCCAAACCTGACCCAAACCGTGACCCAAACCTGACCCAAACCTGGCCCAAACCGCGACCCAAACCTGACCCAAACCTGACCCAAACCTGACCCAAACCGTGACCCAAACCTGACCCAAACCTGACCCAAACCGCGCCCCGAACCTGACCCAAACCGTGACCCAAACCTGACCCAAACCGTGACCCAAACCGTGACCCAAACCTGGCCCAAACCGTGACCCAAACCGTGACCCGAACCTGACCCAAACCATGACCCGAACCTGACCCAAACCTGACCCAAAGCTGACCCAAACCGTGACCCAAACCTGGCCCAAACCTGACCCAAACCTGACCCAAACCGTGACCCAAACCGTGACCCAAACCGTGACCCAAACCTGGCCCAAACCGTGACCCAAACCGTGACCCAAACCTGGCCcaaacctcccccccccccttctctccACCCCCAGATATTCCACTACGCCAAAGGCCAACCCTACATCGATGACGTGGGATCCTTCAAGGAACGCATGGAGTGGGTGGGGAACCCCCGGCGGAAGGACGGCTCCATCGTCATCCACAACCTGGACTACACCGACAACGGCACCTTCACGTGCGACGTCAAAAACCCCCCCGACATCGTGGGGAAATCCTCCCAGGTCACACTCTACGTCTTAGAGAAAGGTACGGCCGCCCACgtccccattccaaccccatactgctgtccccatccccacccacgtccccatccccatatcACTGTCCCCGTATTGCTGTTCCCACCCCCATATTGCTGTCCCCATCTCCATATCTctgtccccattcccacccacgtccccatccccatatctctgtccccatccccatatcTCTGTCCCACCCCCACAtcactgtccccatccccacctgcatccccatccccctattgctgcccccacccccatattgctctccccatccccaccgatgtccccatccccatattgctgtccccattcccacccacatccccattcccaccacgtccccatccccacatctctgcctccatctccatctctctgtccccatccccatctctgtccccatccccatctctgtCCCCATCTCCATATTTCCATCCCTATTCCCAcctctctgtccccatccccacatctctgcccccatccccatatctctctgcccccatccccatatctctctgtccccatccccacatctctgcccccatccccacatctccatccccatccccatcccgcTGTCCCCACCGCCATATCATtgaccccatccccacccacacccccatccccccatccccatccccctATTGCTGCCCCGCAGTGCCCACGCGTTACGGCGTCGTTTTGGGCTCCATCATCGGCGGCGTCCTCCTGCTGGTGGCTCTGCTGGTGGCTGTGGTTTACCTGCTGCGCTTCTGCTGGCTGCGCAGGCAGGCGGTGCTGCAGAGGCGGCTGAGGTGAGTCGGCACAAGGATTTGGGGGGGCAAAACCCCCCCTcaacccccacccccaccccccccaaaatgggGCCGTGCCGTGGATGGGGGCTGACGGCTTCCATCGCAGCGCCATGGAGAAGGGGAAGCTGCAGAGGTCGGCCAAGGACGCGTCCAAGCGCAGCCGGCAGGTGACGGAAAGGGCCAAAGGGACATTGGGGGCGCAGCCGCCACCTCTgctctatggggcgggggggggcgaCCCACCTCTGGGGGCGACGGACAGCTGACGGTGGGCTCTGCCGTCCCCGCAGCCTCCCGTGCTTTACGCCATGCTGGATCACAGCCGCAGCGCCAAAGCGGCCGCcgagaagaaaagcaaaggagctCCGGGTGAAGCCCGCAAGGACAAGAAATAGCGGTTAGAAGGCAGGGAAGGTGCCCCGACCCCCCCCGAGGACGAGGAGAGCACCGCAGGACCCCCCAAAGCCCCGAAGGTGGTGATGACCATCGAGATGGAGCTGCGGGGGGAGACCCCCACAACCGCCCGCTCCCCGTCGCGGGGCAGCCTGGCGGGCGCCCTGCGGAGCATTCTGCGCCCCAACCACGCGGGGAGGTGACCCCAAAACGCCCCCAGCGCCCCCCCAGCAACGGGGACCCGGCGAGGAGCGGGGTGTGGTGCTCACCCCGggtcccccctccccaccccacgGCCCCCCCAACATCGGCACCTTCCTCTGCGCGACcgcttctccccccccccccccaacccctcccccccccccgacctCTGATGTAATTTTTTGTCGATTCCAACACCAAAACCATCCGGGTTGGTTCCGCCCCCCCCTCCTCGGGGTCGGTGCCACCCCCTCCCCATAGACCTCCCCAgctcctccatccccatcccatcccatccatcccacccccatccatcccatcgccatccatcctccatccccatcccatctccatccatcccatcccaccccataccATCCATCCTCCATCCCATCCATGCATCCCATCGCCATCCATCCTCCATCCCatcctccatcccatcccatccatccatccatcccatccccatccatcccatccccatcccaccccaccccatccatttccccttttctcacCATTTTCTCGTCTCTCCCCTCGACCGACCCACGATGACGTCGcaggttccccccccccccccaccccctccccccattaaccctcccaccccataaccccccccccatcccccccaatCACCCCAAAGCCTCgcagaggaggagaggctgCGGTGCCCACCGCCCACTTTGAGGCCTTTTATCCCCCACAGCGCCGTTAATAAAACTCACATCTCCCCATGCGCCCCATTGAGGATTTGGGGCGTCATCCCCACGGAGGTTCAGCTTTTGGGGTCTcctggggggggttggggtggctGAGCACTCACCAACTCATTACCCGGAGCCCCACATTGAGTGCTGTTATTTCCCCCACCGTtaattaaccccccccccccccaacgaAGCACAGTGAAGGAGATGCtgtggggtggatgtggggtcctccatccctcccttcACCCCCCAATGGGGACCTGGCACTGTCtgtcccacccccaccccccttttaGCTTAGATTTGGGGGCTGCCCCCACCCTACAGCCCCACATTATGGCGCAGCGCCCCAACCCCGCAGTGCCCGCAGCCCCCACCCTGCCGGCCCTATAATTGGCTTTGCCCTAATAAGTCTGCGGAGCGCACgggggcagcgctatggggcagccctgaGCCCCATGGGGCGGCCCCTCCTCTTGGCTACGGGGattattttccttcccagaGCTATTTCTGCTCCTCAGCGCTCCCGGCgtccccacatcaccccatggAACCCACGGTGCCaccgaccccacagcccccatgggatggatgggaggGGGGCACCCAATGACGCGATGGGGACCCACAGCTGAGCCCCACTGAGAGGAGGtcccaatgcccccccccccccctaagGGGACACCCCCACCCCAAGGGGACACCCCAGGTGGGGCCATGGGTGGAtataggggatggggggggtctCCCATACAGACCACACCACTGCTCTTCTCCCACTGCTTTATTCCAGGCACTGctcacccccccacccccaaaaaagcaaagtgggggggggggggatatggtGACACAGCCTTCAACACCCCCTGCCCCCCTAAGAGGGTATGAGGGGGGGTCCCTCACTTGGGGGACACCACCCCAGAACCCCCCCCGGTATCGGCATCACCATAGAGGGGGACaaacgcccccccccccccccccccatcctcacACCGGGGCCACCCCCACGTTGGGGGACATCggggacccccaacccccccatctCCACATCTGACCCTATTGGAGACGAGTTGACCCCATGggtgaggagcggctgagagcTGAGCCCCCATAA of the Gallus gallus isolate bGalGal1 chromosome 25, bGalGal1.mat.broiler.GRCg7b, whole genome shotgun sequence genome contains:
- the MPZ gene encoding myelin protein P0 isoform MPZ precursor (isoform MPZ precursor is encoded by transcript variant 1), with the protein product MALGAIGDGRLLLLLVGLLSASGPSPTLAIHVYTPREVYGTVGSHVTLSCSFWSSEWISEDISITWHFQAEGSRDSISIFHYAKGQPYIDDVGSFKERMEWVGNPRRKDGSIVIHNLDYTDNGTFTCDVKNPPDIVGKSSQVTLYVLEKVPTRYGVVLGSIIGGVLLLVALLVAVVYLLRFCWLRRQAVLQRRLSAMEKGKLQRSAKDASKRSRQPPVLYAMLDHSRSAKAAAEKKSKGAPGEARKDKK
- the MPZ gene encoding myelin protein P0 isoform L-MPZ precursor (isoform L-MPZ precursor is encoded by transcript variant 1), yielding MALGAIGDGRLLLLLVGLLSASGPSPTLAIHVYTPREVYGTVGSHVTLSCSFWSSEWISEDISITWHFQAEGSRDSISIFHYAKGQPYIDDVGSFKERMEWVGNPRRKDGSIVIHNLDYTDNGTFTCDVKNPPDIVGKSSQVTLYVLEKVPTRYGVVLGSIIGGVLLLVALLVAVVYLLRFCWLRRQAVLQRRLSAMEKGKLQRSAKDASKRSRQPPVLYAMLDHSRSAKAAAEKKSKGAPGEARKDKKXRLEGREGAPTPPEDEESTAGPPKAPKVVMTIEMELRGETPTTARSPSRGSLAGALRSILRPNHAGR